One segment of Defluviitalea raffinosedens DNA contains the following:
- a CDS encoding alpha/beta fold hydrolase: protein MGKNNVQVHDEESVQNVGPSNIKIMYQRFGDPTLPPVFLIMGAGAQMINWPEGFCLELAGRGLHPIRFDNRDAGLSTHFFDAPVPDFQAIQSGDFSTVTYTLSDMAADTVGLMDALGYDSVHLVGASMGGMIAQTIAIEFPHRVRSLTSIMSTTGNNSVGQPDYSVLANLGSPPYHDRQAYISWQIKSRKAIGSPRYPLDEKATAQIAGLAWDRDHDPLGMLRQATAVIKSGDRTEQLHSVEIPTLVIHGENDKMIDVSGGRATAAAIPNAELVTFEGMGHDLPKQLWSEFAIRIVNLIHRVESLK from the coding sequence GTGGGTAAAAATAATGTTCAGGTTCATGACGAAGAAAGTGTACAAAATGTTGGGCCATCGAATATAAAGATAATGTATCAGCGCTTTGGTGATCCTACTTTACCGCCTGTGTTCCTGATTATGGGTGCCGGTGCACAGATGATTAACTGGCCTGAAGGATTTTGTTTAGAACTGGCTGGTCGCGGTCTACATCCAATTCGATTCGATAATAGGGATGCCGGACTATCAACTCACTTTTTTGATGCACCTGTTCCAGATTTTCAAGCCATACAATCTGGTGATTTCTCTACAGTAACTTACACTCTCTCTGACATGGCAGCAGACACGGTAGGTCTTATGGATGCGCTTGGATATGATAGTGTACACTTGGTTGGTGCATCAATGGGTGGAATGATAGCCCAGACAATAGCCATAGAGTTTCCGCATAGGGTTCGATCGTTGACTTCTATCATGTCCACTACTGGAAATAACTCAGTAGGGCAGCCTGACTATTCAGTGTTGGCAAATTTGGGTTCGCCTCCTTATCATGATCGTCAAGCTTATATCAGTTGGCAGATTAAATCACGTAAAGCTATTGGTTCTCCCAGATATCCTTTAGACGAAAAAGCTACTGCCCAAATTGCAGGGCTTGCCTGGGACCGTGATCATGACCCATTGGGTATGTTGCGCCAAGCTACGGCAGTTATAAAATCCGGTGATAGAACTGAACAACTTCATTCTGTTGAAATACCAACTCTTGTTATCCACGGTGAAAATGACAAAATGATTGATGTAAGTGGAGGACGTGCCACGGCAGCAGCAATTCCAAACGCCGAACTGGTAACCTTCGAAGGAATGGGACATGATCTCCCAAAACAATTATGGTCAGAGTTTGCTATAAGGATTGTAAATCTTATACACCGAGTGGAGTCCTTGAAATAG